From a region of the Acomys russatus chromosome 4, mAcoRus1.1, whole genome shotgun sequence genome:
- the Kcns1 gene encoding potassium voltage-gated channel subfamily S member 1, translated as MVSQFPGPGSRVPWRPRDEALRVNVGGVRQLLSARALARFPGTRLGRLQAAASEEQARRLCDDYDAAAREFYFDRHPGFFLGLLHFYRTGHLHVLDELCVFAFGQEADYWGLGENALATCCRARYLERRVARPRAWDEDSDAPSSVDPCPDEISDVQRELARYGAARCGRLRRRLWLTMENPGYSLPSKLFSCVSIGVVLASIAAMCIHSLPEYQSREAAAAVAAVAAGRSAEDVRDDPVLRRLEYFCIAWFSFEVSSRLLLAPSTRNFFCHPLNLIDIVSVLPFYLTLLAGAALGDRRGASGEELGDLGKVVQVFRLMRIFRVLKLARHSTGLRSLGATLKHSYREVGILLLYLAVGVSVFSGVAYTAEEKNVGFDTIPACWWWGTVSMTTVGYGDVVPETVGGKLAASGCILGGILVVALPITIIFNKFSHFYRRQKALEAAVRSSGQREFEDLLSSVDGVSDVSLETSRETSQEGRSTDLETQAPSEPAKSHSY; from the exons ATGGTGAGCCAATTCCCAGGTCCCGGCTCTCGAGTCCCCTGGCGGCCAAGAGATGAGGCACTGCGTGTGAACGTGGGCGGAGTGCGGCAGCTGCTGAGCGCGCGCGCCCTAGCGCGCTTCCCAGGCACGCGGCTGGGCCGCCTACAGGCGGCGGCGTCAGAGGAGCAGGCGCGGCGCCTGTGCGACGACTACGACGCAGCTGCGCGCGAGTTCTACTTCGATAGGCACCCAGGCTTCTTCCTTGGCCTGCTGCACTTCTACCGCACCGGTCACCTGCACGTGCTGGACGAGCTGTGCGTCTTCGCCTTCGGCCAGGAGGCCGACTACTGGGGCCTGGGCGAGAACGCGCTGGCCACGTGCTGCCGCGCGCGCTACCTGGAGCGGCGCGTGGCGCGGCCTCGAGCCTGGGACGAGGACAGCGACGCGCCAAGCAGCGTGGACCCGTGTCCCGACGAGATCTCCGACGTGCAGCGGGAGCTGGCACGCTATGGCGCGGCTCGCTGTGGCCGCCTGCGTCGTCGTCTCTGGCTCACCATGGAGAACCCCGGCTACTCGCTGCCCAGCAAGCTCTTCAGCTGTGTGTCCATCGGCGTGGTGCTCGCCTCCATCGCTGCCATGTGCATCCACAGTCTGCCAGAGTACCAATCCCGGGAGGCAGCGGCCGCGGTGGCTGCTGTGGCCGCGGGTCGCAGTGCCGAGGATGTCCGCGATGATCCCGTGCTACGTCGCCTGGAGTACTTCTGCATTGCCTGGTTCAGCTTCGAGGTGTCGTCGCGTCTGCTGCTGGCTCCCAGCACTCGCAACTTTTTCTGCCATCCACTCAACCTCATTGACATTGTGTCGGTGCTGCCCTTCTATCTCACACTGCTGGCAGGCGCAGCACTTGGTGACCGGCGTGGAGCCAGTGGGGAGGAGCTCGGCGACCTGGGCAAGGTGGTACAAGTGTTCCGCCTCATGCGTATCTTCCGCGTGCTCAAGCTGGCGCGCCACTCCACGGGGCTGCGCTCGCTGGGCGCCACGCTCAAG CACAGCTACCGTGAGGTGGGCATCTTACTGCTGTACCTGGCCGTGGGTGTGTCAGTGTTCTCTGGTGTGGCCTACACAGCTGAGGAAAAAAACGTGGGCTTTGACACAATCCCCGCCTGCTGGTGGTGGGGCACCGTGAGCATGACCACAGTGGGCTATGGCGATGTGGTACCTGAGACGGTGGGAGGCAAGCTGGCTGCCTCGGGATGCATCCTGGGGGGCATCTTGGTGGTTGCCCTCcccatcaccatcatcttcaaCAAGTTTTCCCACTTCTACCGGCGCCAGAAGGCACTGGAGGCGGCGGTGCGGAGCAGCGGCCAGCGGGAGTTTGAGGACTTGCTGAGCAGCGTCGACGGGGTATCAGACGTATCTCTGGAAACATCCCGAGAGACTTCTCAGGAGGGGCGGTCTACAGACCTGGAGACCCAAGCCCCCAGTGAGCCTGCAAAATCTCATAGTTATTAA
- the Wfdc5 gene encoding WAP four-disulfide core domain protein 5, giving the protein MRMQRALLLVVLLALETQLPVALGRKKGDKMGGCPPDDRPCGHMIPDQCVNDRQCPSSWKCCYRACYRQCVPRVSVKLGSCPVDQLRCLGPTKHMCNRDSDCSGSKRCCVSACGRDCRDPRKGAIPASPPAQL; this is encoded by the exons ATGAGAATGCAGCGTGCCCTCCTCCTGGTAGTCCTCCTGGCTTTGGAGACCCAGCTGCCTGTGGCCTTGGGTAGGAAGAAGGGAG ACAAAATGGGGGGCTGCCCACCAGACGACAGGCCCTGCGGCCACATGATTCCTGATCAGTGCGTAAATGACCGCCAGTGTCCCTCATCTTGGAAGTGCTGCTACCGAGCCTGCTACCGTCAGTGTGTCCCTAGGGTCTCTG TAAAGCTGGGCAGCTGTCCCGTGGACCAACTCCGCTGCCTCGGTCCTACAAAGCATATGTGTAACCGAGACTCGGACTGCTCAGGCTCGAAGCGATGCTGTGTCAGCGCCTGTGGTCGGGACTGCAGAGACCCCAGGAAAGGTGCTATTCCTGCTTCCCCTCCAGCCCAGCTCTGA